The segment GCGCTCTGCATCGCCCGTCGTGCGTAGATATCGGGCGAGGCGGGCCAGGGCCTGTGCGCGCAGGACGGGCTGCCCCACCTCTTCGGCGAGTGCGACGAGGCAGTTGAGCAAGTCTCCGTGGTCGGGGGTGTTCAGGTCGGCCAGCATCCACAGTGCCTGCCAGCGCAGGGTGGGGTCTGCTCCAGGTTCGCGGTCGAGGGCATCCTTGACTTGCTCGACTGCACGGGCTGGGTCGGCAGTGGAAGCGGCCATCGCCAGTGCCTCAGCCAATGTAGGGGTGCCACCGGGCTTCAGTTCAGAGACATCGACGCCAAGACGTTCTGCCAGGTACGCGATTGCACGATCCGTGGGCGGCCGGGTTCCTGACTCCAGTCGGGAGACATAGGGCTTGGACATCCCATCGCCCGCCAGCTGAGCCTGCGTCAGGCCGCGAGCCTCTCTGAGCAGGCGCAACCGCCGGCCGAACTCGGGTTGGCTGATCGTTGCCTCCATGCGCGGAAGCATAACGACTTGAACAGGTCGACCCGAGCCCGTGCGCGGACGTCTTCCGAATTCCCGTGGTCGGCGGATGCCGCTACGGCCAGGTGATCTCGGTGTTCGCCAGTACCGAGCGCGGCTGCGGTCCGAGACCGTCCGTGTGGGACAGCCCAGCGGCTACACCCAGGACCACCACCAGTCCAATCATGATGCGGTGCGCGAGCTTCATTGAGTCTCCTTGGGACACGTAAAAGGGCGCGCCAGCGCTGGAGAGACAGGTGGGCGCGTCCGGCCCGAAGCGGGGCTGTCGGGCGCGACGGAGGTGATCACTCCGCCTCGGCGAGACCGAAGGTATCTCAGTGCCAGATCCTTGGCAATTGGTTGCCAAGAGGCCGGTACTATGATGGCAACCGTGAGTGTTCCGCCTCAGTCTTGGGGAGAGACATGGTCAAGATCGCGTGGTACCCACCCGTTGCCGACACCGACCTCGACCGGCTACAGGCCTACCTGGCACCACGGGCAGCGGCGGAGGGTTTGCCGATGGCGTACCTCAGCGGGCCGTCCGCTGCCGGGCTGGGGCCCGCCGCATCGGACCTGCATGTCAACCTGGTGGTTCATGAGCGGGTGCACATGCAGGCGTGGCAGTCCTGGCAGGTCGCTGGCCGGACGGTCACGGCCTCGTACCTGGAGTTCAACGAACTCAGGGGTTCGGTGGAGCGCGCATGCACACCGAACCTGGCGCCCAGCCTCCAGGCCGATGAGGCGCGGCTTCTCGCCCATCTGCTGCTTGGGCGGCTGGTTCTGGACGATGGGGCGTTGCGAGTGCTGATCGACAACCTGCACCGGAACGCGGATGCGGTGGTTGGGGCCTATGTCGCACCGCTGGCGGCTCGAACCAGGATGCGAGCATCCGAGGCCTTCGACCTGCTCGCTTGTGGCGACGAGGCCTCGGCGCAGTGGGCGGCCGAAAGCGCGGTCCTTGCGGCGGCGGATGCGCTGGTCACTTCCCGAGGAGATCTCTATCCCGGCACTGCGTGGCTCAGGGCGCGCTGGGACCGGACGTTCAGCAGCCCGTTCCCTCAGGTTCCGTCCAGGGAGATGACCGCTCACCCCCGGGCCTTCGTCGACAGTCTTGCGATCCATCAGGATCTACTTGTGCAGGCTTTGACAGGCTACGACTACCCGCTCCAACGGTTCGTTTCACCCGGGGAGTTTGCGCGTGACCCGTACTCCGCCGTCGCGCCAGCGAAGACGAGTACCCGCATTCACCACCGCCACGGCCGGGGCGCCATGCTGGTCGACCATGCCTCCCTCCTGCTGTACGGCATAGCGCACGGGCGGTCGCGCACCGACGCCATCGACCGCGTGATCATGCTGCTCGCCCAGGACGGCATTCGGGTGAGTTTCAGCGAACTGGAGAGGAAGCTCAACCAGCTCATCGAGGGCGAGCTGCTCAGGGTCAGGTCTGCGTGAGGTCGGTGGTTCCTGCTTGAGCAGGTGTTGCTGATCTACGCCTTCCACTCGATCCGCACGAACTCGGGGTCGAACCGGAAGCCGCGCCAGGTCTTCGAGCCGGGCCGCCCGCCGGGCACTATGACGACCTTCTCGACCACCAGGCCCACGATCTTCTGGCGCCAGGCGAGGCCAGCGGTGTCCCAGGCCTCCCGGATGCTCTGGTTCGCCGGCACCTGTGCGAGGGCGGTCTGCTGCTGGGCCTGGGCGAGCAGTTCGCGGATCTCCTGGATGGCCGCCTCGGCGACCTGCTTGGCCAGGATGAACTGCTCCCTGGTGAGCACGCCAGTGGCGTAGTCGGTGACCAGCTGGTCGACCTTGGCCTTGCGGGCCTCGTAGGTCTTCACCAGTTCGCGGATCTGGTCTTCGTCGCCCTTCGGGGCCAGCAGTACGGCGATCTTCGGGTCATCGAAGGCGGTGAGGACGGCTTCCTTCACCAGCAACTCGACCGGCGCCGCGATCCGGAAGGTCTTGCCGCACCCGATGGTGTTGCCGTGGTTGTCCGTCCGCCGGCAGCGGTACCGGAGTACCGCGGATCGGCCGCTCTCGGCGGTCCGGCCGTTGCCGACCATCTCGCCGCCGCACCGACCGCAGTAGATCAGGCCGCCGCTGAGCAGGTACTTGCGCGTGCCGGTCTTGCCCTTCGGCCAGCCGTGCGAGCGGCTGAGCCGCCGGGCCTCCATCTGCTCCCACTGCTCGCGGGTGAGGATGGCCGGCCACTCGGCTGGGTACTCCTGGCCGTCGTACTCACGGACGCCGATGTAGCGCTTCTTCAGCAGGGTGCGCTGGAGGTTCTCGATCCGCCAGAGCTTGCCGGTGGCCGTGCGGATGCCGCGGGCGTTGAAGTCACAGACCAGATCACGGCAGCTCTCGCCGATGATGAAACGTTCCGCCGCTTCGCGGATGACCTCGGCTTCCGATTCCCGGATGGTGAGGCCGTCCGCCTCGTAGCCGTACGGTCGGCCGCCGCCGTGAACCTTGCCCTGCTTGGCCCGGACGGCCTGCTTCCGCTTGATCCGCTTGGAGGTGCGGGCGGACTCCAGCATCGCGTTGTTCACCGCGTTGATGGCCGCGTGGATGCCCTCAGCGGTGCTGAGGTCGTACGAGATGCCGTCGGTGGTGATCAGCAGGCGGAGCTTGGTCGTCTCGGCGAGCCGGATGACGTCGAGCAGTTCCTCCATGCGCCGGTAGAGCCGGGGCATCTCGGTGATGAGGATGATGTTGATCTCGCCGCGCCGGACGGCAGCGAGCATCAGCTCGTACTGGTCGCGGGGCTTCTTGCTGAACTTGCTTGCCGACACGTCGTCGTCGGGGAACACACCGACAACCGGCCAGCCCTGCTCATCGGCGAAGGCCTGGCACTCGGCGATCTGGATGTTGACGTTCTCGCTGAGCCGCTGCCGGTCCCGGGACAGCCGGGCGTAGATAGCGGTGTCGCAGAGCCGCTGGTGCGGAACGAGGGTCGGGGACGAAACGGATAGTAGGGACATGGGGTCTCTCCCAGTGGAACATCTGGGACGCCCTTTGGGAAGACCTCATTGGTGCGCTGACCTGCGGTAACAGGTCGGCTTCTCGGGGGTGCACGTTCCTTCCGTGGAGGAGGCGCCCGAGTTCCCGGTCCGGGTCCTCGACGCGCTGCGCCAACCCCTGGAATCGGGGGAGGTGATGATCGCCAGGGCCGCCGGCTCGATGCGGCTGCCCGCCCGCTTCCTGCTCTGCCTGGCCGCCAACCCCTGTCCCTGCGGCCGCTATTCACTGAGAGGAGAAGGGTGCGAATGCACACCCGTCATGGTCAACCGCTACCAAGCGCGGCTGTCCGGTCCGTTGCTGGACCGGGTCGACCTCCAGGTGCAGGTCGCCGGAGTCACCAGGGCCGAGCTGATGCAGCGAGGCGCAAAGGCCGAGAGCACGGCGACGGTCGCCGCACGTGTGCGGGAGGCCCGGGCCCGGGCCGCCGCTCGCCTCGTCGACACCCCGTGGCGGACCAACGCCGAAGTGCCCGGGCACGAACTGCGCACGCGCTGGCAGCTCGAACCCGGCTCGTTGACCGACGCCGAACGCGACCTCGACCGGGGCCTGCTCACCGCACGCGGTCTCGACCGCGTCCTGCGGGTGGCTTGGACGGTCTCCGACCTCGCGGGCCGGGACCGGCCGAACCGGACCGACGTCCAGACCGCCCTCACCCTCCGTACCGGCGTTCAGCGGGTCACCCGCCCGACGGACCGCCGGAGTGATCACGCCCATCCCTACGCCGACACCGATTCGTCCAGTGAGTTCTGACCGCAGCTCACTTGTCGGAAGGTCAACGCTCAAGTGGACCACCCTCGTTCGGCGGGCGCGCCGCACCATCCGCCACCGACCACACCGCATCGCATCGCATCGCACTGCAGGAGGAACACCCATGACCGCACACCCCGTCCCGCGCGAAGCGTCCCGGGGGCCGGCCGGCCGTCCAGTCGCCCCTTCGGTCGCCCCGACCGCAGGGCGATCCGCAGCCGCCTCCGCACCCGCGCCCGTCCCCCTGTCGGGGCCGTGCGGAGCCACCGTCCGCGCGTTCGGCGCGATGCGCTCGGCCGGGGGCGGGGCCGAGGGCTGCCGTCCCCCGGACGGTCCGGGGGCGACCGGTGCACCTGACGGCTCCGGTCTGCCGCGCCCGTCGGCGGGCGCTGACCCGCCCGGCGTCCGTACGGCGTGCGAGGGGACAGGAGAGCGGCCCCGATGTCTGCCGTGCGGTGCCGGGCCGTCCTCGGCACACCGCTCGCGCCACGGGCCGTCGGAGTCGGAGCCGACGGCGACGGGGGCGGACGGCCACGGTGCGGCGGATCCGGCGCCCATGGGCTGGGCGGACGCGGAACGACCGGGGCCGGCACGCCGAGCGGTCGGGGCCGCGGTCACCGGCCGGGCCGTCCGCGCAGGGACGGCGCGGGGAGAGCCGCGCGTCATCCGGCCCACGGGTTGGGCCGCGCCGCTGCCGCCGCCCGACCCGCCCGAGCCTGAGCGGGTCTCGCGGGCGGCGCTCACCAGGCTGATCGAGCCGGGCGACGCCGCGATCGGCCGGGCCGTCCAACGACTCGGCGTGGTGAGGCTGTTGCAGGGGTTCCACGAAGGGGCTCCCGCGGAGCGGCTGGGGCTGGGCGCCGACCGGATCGCCGCCTACCAGCAGAGACTGCGGAAGTTCAACCCGGCCGCCGACCTGGAACGCATCGCCAAGCTCGGAGGGAAGTTCATCATTCCGGGCGACAGCGAGTGGCCCTCCCAACTCGACGACCTCGGCGACAGTCGCCCGATCGGGCTGTGGGTCCGCGGCCTGCCCGCGGGCCGACTGCCCTCGCTGCGGCTGCTCGCCCTGCGGTCGGTGGCCATCGTGGGCTCGCGGGCCTGTACCGCGTACGGGCGGCACGTCGCCGGGCAGCTCGGCTCCGAACTGGCCGAGCGCGGCTGGGTGGTGGTGTCCGGCGCGGCCTACGGAGTGGACACCGCCGCGCACCTCGGGGCGCTGGCGGTCAACGGGATGACGATCGCCGTGCTCGCCAACGGGGTCGACATCTGCTATCCGCGCGGAAACGAGAGGCTGATCGAGCGGATCGGACAGGACGGGCTGCTGGTGAGCGAATTGGCGCTCGGGATGAACCCGACCAGGTTCAGGTTCGTGCTGCGGAACCGGGTGATAGCGGCGCTCACCCGCGGCACCGTGGTGGTCGAGGCCGCACCGCGTAGTGGCGCGCTCAGCACCGCGCGGCGGGCGCTGGACCTCAACCGGCACACCATGGGCGTCCCGGGCCCGATCACCTCCGAACTCTCGGTCGGAGTCCATGCGTTGATCCGGAACGGGGCGGCCACCATGGTCACCAGCGGTGCCGAGGTCGGCGAGCTGATCGGCTCGATCGGTGCCGACCTGGCCCCGGAACGGGTCGGCCCGATGCTGCCGAGGGACGCGTTGGAACCGCCGGTGGCCCGAGTCCTGGAAGCGGTGCCGGCGAGCGCGGACGGCGCGCCGGTGCAACGACTCGCCCACTACGCCGCGCTCTCCGAAGCGGCGACCGTCCAACACCTCCACGAACTGAGCTCGCTCGGCTTCGTCGAGCGACACGGAGCGCATTGGAGGCTGGTGCGTCGCAAGTGATCGCCTCCGGGCGGAGCCGGACAGGATACGGGGATCCGATCGGGTCAAACGGTCAACAGGATTTGTCAGGAGGCGAGTTGAGGGATGATGGCGCACCGGTCGACTCGGCCGGGAGGTCGCGCGGAGTGCCCGGGCCCGGGCTGCGCGGCAGTGTTGGCGACGTCCGCACGGGTCCGCCGCCGGGCCGGGGAGGGACGGCCCCGGCGGGTCGGTCGCCCGATCGCGACGCGCCGGTACCGCCCTTTGCTGCCACCGGATCGGGCGACGCCCGAGTGGCGGTAGCGCTCCGCAGCGACTCGGTCACGCTACGCTCGCTCATGGCGTCCCTATCAGCACATGACTCGGCAGAACGGCGCAGACCAACGCATGCCCACTCACATTCCCGGACACAGGGTGACCGGTGACGGTCGGTCCCCGGACGGGACGGGGGCCGAGACCCACAACACCGCGGAACTGCGGGCCAGGTCCGCGGGAGTCGTGGGAATGACGAGGCCGGGCACCGGCCCGGCCGCGACCCCGCAGCCCCAGGTCCGTCCCGCCCCGCCCGCTCCCCTCCCGCGCCCACCGGCCCTGCCGGGGCTCGCGCCCCGACCGAACCCGGCGCCTCCACCGGTCGACCGGGCCGGACAGGTGCTGCCCTGCCCGCAGGCCGCACCCCCCGGCGCGGTAGCGAAGCCGCGCCCGCGCGGAGGCGGAGACGAGGACACCGGCGCCACCGCCGGGCCGGGAGTGGGGGCGCAACCAGGGGCGGGCGGTCGGGCCGGTACGGGCGGCGCGGGCCGAACGGTCGGCGACCGGAGCACCGGTGAGCAGGGCGCCGACGGGCGGCGGTCCGAGTCGGCGGCCCCGGCGGCGTCCCCGGCCGGGCGGCCGGGGCGCGGCCAGGAGAAGCGGGGAACGCGGGTGAAGACGAAGGAGTCGTCCACCCGGAGCGCCCAGGTCCGCCGCCAGGCGGGCGGGCCGCCACCCGCGCGCTCACCCGAGTTGCCGGGGCGGGGTCCGGCGGAGAGTCCGAGCGGTACCCGGGGCACTCCGCCGCTCCCGCCGGTGCCCCGGCCCGGGCCCGGCCCCGGGGTGCCGGTGCCCCCCTCTCCGGCCGGGTCGGCGGTGCCGCGCCCCGGGCCGGCGGCGGCGGCCGATGCGACTGGCGCGGTCGCTCCGTCCGCACCCGAGGCGGGGACGGCCGTGCCGTCGCCCAAGCCGGAGGCTGCGGCGCAAGGCGGTGGGCGCAAGGCCGGGCCGGCCGTTCCGACCGGGGCGACGGTGCCCGCGCCGGCGGCCGCGCCCGGGGCGGGCGAGGAGGGGAAGGGCGAGGACCGGGCGAAGGGAGCCGACCAGTCGGCGCTGCAGGCGCTGTGGCGCTCGTACAAGGAGAGCGGTGACCACCGGCTGCGGGACCAGCTGATCCTGCACTACTCGCCGTTGGTGAAGTACGTGGCGGGCCGGGTCGGGGTCGGGCTGCCCGCGAACGTGGAGCAGGCGGACTTCGTGTCCTCCGGCGTCTTCGGGCTGATCGACGCGATCGAGAAGTTCGACATCGACCGGGCGATCAAGTTCGAGACCTATGCGATCAGCCGGATCCGCGGTGCGATCATCGACGAACTGCGGGCGCTGGACTGGATCCCCAGGTCGGTCCGGCAGAAGGCCAAGGCGGTCGAGCGGGCCTACGCCACGCTGGAGGCCCGGCTGCGGCGCACCCCGTACGACCCCGAGGTCGCGGCGGAGATGGGCATCTCGCTCGACGACCTGCACACCATTTTCAGCCAGTTGTCGCTGGCCAACGTGGTGGCGCTGGACGAGCTGCTGCACTCCGCGGGCGAGGGCGGCGACCGGCTCACCCTGATGGAGACGCTGCCCGACAGCGGCGCGGACAACCCGGTCGAGATCGCCGAGGACCGGGAGCTGCGGCGACTGCTCGCCTCCGCGGTCAACACCCTGCCCGAACGGGAGAAGACCGTGGTCACGCTCTACTACTACGAGGGCCTCACCCTGGCGGAGATCGGCCAGGTGCTCGGTGTGACGGAGAGCCGGGTCAGCCAGATCCACACCAAGTCGGTGCTGCAACTGCGGGCGAAGATGTCCGACGCCCGCTGAGCGAGGCCCGAGGCCCGAGGCCCTGCGGCCTGCGGGCGGGGCCAGGGGCCTGCGGCCGCGGACCGGGGGCGTACGCAGGGTCGGTGCCGGGCGGCGCGTGGTGGCTGGTGGGTGCGGGATGTCGTGTCCACCGGTCGTCGGCGTCCGTACAGTTGGGGAGTGCCGAAAATCCGGGCGGCCACGGTGGCCGAGCATCGACAGTTGCAGCGGGCAGCGCTACTGGACGCCGCGCGCGCCCTGTTGGCGGAAGGCGGCCGGGAGGCGCTGGGCTTCGGCGCGCTCGCGGCGCGCGCCGGCCTGGCCAGGTCCTCGGTGTACGAGTACTTCCGCTCCAAGTCCGAACTGGTGGAAGCGCTCTGCACGGTCGACCTGCCGCTCTGGGCCGCCGAGGTCGAGGCCGGCATGGCGGTCCGCGACAGCGCGGTCGAGCGGGTCGAGGCGTACGTCCGCGGCCAGGTGGCGCTGGCCACCGACCCGGTCCACCGGGCCGTGGTGGCCGTCGCCGAGTACGAACTCGACGACGCCGCGCGGGGCAGGATCCGGGCGGCGCACGTCGGGCTGACCGCGATGGTGGTGAGCACCCTGGAGGACCTCGGCCACGACCGGCCCGGGGTCGCGGCCGCACTGCTCCAGGGCGTGGTGGAGGCGGCGGTCCGCCAGACCGAGCGCGTCCGCGGCGAGGACGCCGCGGCGGCCGAAGCCGTCCGGGAGATCGCCGACGCCGCGGTGCGCTTCGCCCTCGACGGCCTGCGCCCGGTCGGCCCGCCCGCCCCCGGGGCGGCGTGCGGGCCGGAAGCGGCCGCCGGGAGCTGACCGGGCCGGTCAGCCGGGGGTGAGCGGCAGCAGTCGGGCCCGGCCGGAACCGAACAGGGCGAGCGGGTCGAGGTAGCGGTCGCCGCGCAGCAGTCCCCAGTGCAGGCAGGCGGTCGGGCAGTGGCCGGGGTCCGCGGTCACCGTGCCGATCGGTTCGCCCGCCGCGACGGCCGCGCCGACCGGCGCGGAGCCCGCCACCGGCAGGTACGTGGTCCGCAGCGGGGGAGTGCCCGATCCGGGATGGGTCACCACGACCACCGGCCGTCCGGCCACCCGCCCCGCGAAGGCCACCACGCCGGGCGCCGCCGCCCGCACCACGGTGCCCGGCGCCGCCGCCAGGTCCACCCCCCGGTGCCCCGCGGCCCAGCGCGCCGGCGGGGGTTCGAACCGCCGCAGCACGCCGGAACGCCCACCCACCGGCCAGGCCCGCTCCCGCCCGCGCGCCGCGCCCGCGCGGGAGGGGAGGGAGGAAGGAGGGGGAGAGGGGGAAGGCGCGGAGGCGGAGACCCCCGGGCCCGCCGCCGCCTCAGCAGCCATCACCCCAGCCGTCGCCCCAGCCGCCGCGCCCCCGCCCGCCGGCAGCAGCGCCACCCCCTGCACCAGTGCCAGCACCAGCGCGCGCACCGACGTCCGCACCTCCCGCACCTCCCGCACCTCCCGCACCTCCACCTACGCGTCCGGCGCACGCGTCCCGTGCGCGCCGCCCCCAGGGTGGGCCCGGCGGGGTGCGTCGTGCGGGAGGGGCGCGGGGGCTGTGGACAGACCGGGGGGTGTGGACAACCGCCGTCCCCCGCAGGGGTGAACGGTGATCGGCGAGGTTGCCGGGGCGATGCCGACGGGCGGCCGGAGCGCCGTCGGCTGGGGTGGCGGGCACGCGGGGAGTCGCCCGTCGCTCGGGCCTTCCCGTACACTTCACACGCGACCCGGTCTGCCGGGTCGACTTCGCACGCCCCGCCACCGGCGGTCCGACCCCTCGGGGAGCGGCCGCGACGGTGCGAGTGCCGCTCGGTCCGCCGAGCCTGCCGAGGCCGCAAGCCTCACGCAGGCCGGGCGGCTTGGCACGTCGGGGCGTCAGGCGTGACGGTCGCCCGACCGGCACGGACAAAACCGAGTACCCCGGCACCCCGATAGGGCCGCAAGCCCGTCAAACGGCGCGCCGGGCAACACAGAGGAGCACGGCACATGGCCGTCGTCACGATGCGGGAGCTGCTGGAGAGCGGCGTCCACTTCGGTCACCAGACCCGTCGTTGGAACCCGAAGATGAAGCGCTTCATCTTCACGGAGCGCAACGGCATCTACATCATCGACCTCCTGCAGTCGCTGAACTACATCGACCGCGCCTTCGAGTTCGTCAAGGAGACCGTTGCCCACGGCGGCAGCGTCCTCTTCGTCGGCACCAAGAAGCAGGCCCAGGAGGCCATCGCCGAGCAGGCGACCCGCGTGGGCATGCCGTACGTCAACCAGCGCTGGCTGGGCGGCATGCTGACCAACTTCTCGACCGTCTACAAGCGCCTGCAGCGCCTCAAGGAGCTCGGCGAGATCGACTTCACGGACGTGGCCGGCTCCGGCCTCACCAAGAAGGAGCTCCTGGTCCTCCAGCGCGAGTACGACAAGCTGGAGAAGACCCTCGGCGGTATCCGCGACATGCAGCGCGTGCCCAGCGCCGTCTGGATCGTGGACACCAAGAAGGAGCACATCGCGGTCGGCGAGGCCCGGAAGCTCAACATCCCGGTCGTCGCGATCCTCGACACCAACTGTGACCCCGACGAGGTCGACTACAAGATCCCGGGCAACGACGACGCCATCCGCTCGGTCACCCTGCTGACCCGCGTGATCGCCGACGCCGTCGCCGAGGGCCTGAAGTCCCGCGCCGGTGTCGCCAAGGGCGACGCGAAGGCCGAGCCGGGTGCCGACCAGCCGCTGGCCGCCTGGGAGAAGGAGATCCTCGAGGGCGAGAAGGCCGCCGAGGCCCCCGCCGCCGAGGCCGTCACCGAGGCCCCCGCCGAGGCCGCTGCCGAGGCTCCGGCCGAGGCCGCCGCCGAGGTCGTCGAGGCTCCGGCCGCCGAGGCCGAGCAGGCCTGACGCAGCACCAGGGTGAGGGGCACCGGCCGGGCTGAGCCGGTGGGTGCCCCTCTCTCCCGTGCCGGGGGCCCGCACCCCGGGCCCCGGCACTGTCCCACGCAGACACGCGAGACGTGAGAAGAGATCACAACCATGGCGAACTTCACCGCCGCGGACGTCAAGAAGCTCCGTGAGCTCACCGGCGCCGGCATGATGGACTGCAAGAAGGCCCTGGACGAGGCCGAGGGCGACGTCCAGAAGGCCGTCGAGCTCCTGCGCATCAAGGGCCAGAAGGGCGTTGCCAAGCGCGAGGGCCGCGACGCCTCCAACGGCGCCGTCGCCGCGCTGATCGCCGAGGACAAGAAGTCCGGCGTCCTGGTCGAGCTGAACTGCGAGACCGACTTCGTCGCCAAGGGAGGCAAGTTCGTCGAGGTCGCCGACGCGATCGCCGCGCACGTGGCCGCCACCTCCCCGGCCGACCTGGAGACCGCCCTGGCCTCCGAGATCAACCCGGGCCAGACCGTCCAGCAGTTCGTGGACGAGGCCAACGCGACCCTCGGCGAGAAGATCGTGTTCCGCCGCTTCGCGCAGTTCGACGACGCCGGCTTCGTCGGCCTCTACCTGCACAAGTCGGACCCGGACCTGCCGCCGACCATCGGTGTCCTGGTCGAGCTCGACCAGGAGAACGCCGAGACCGCCAAGGACGTCGCGCAGCACATCGCCGCCTTCGCGCCGAAGTACCTCTCCCGCGAGGAGATCCCGGCCGAGGACCTGGAGAACGAGCGCCGCGTCGCCGAGGCCACCGCTCGCGAGGAGGGCAAGCCCGAGGCCGCCCTGCCGAAGATCGTCGAGGGTCGGGTCACCGGCTTCGTCAAGGAGAACGCCGTCCTGGAGCAGGCGTTCGCCAAGGACAACAAGAAGACCGTCGCCAAGGTCCTCGACGAGGCCGGCGTCACCCTCAAGCGCTTCGTCCGCTTCCGCGTCGGCGCCTGAGACCCGTTCCCGCGGTCCGTCCCGCCCCTCCCGGCCCCGTGCCGGACATAAAGTAGGAGGGACCGCCCCGTCCGCGAGGACGGCGGAGCGCGCCGACCCAGCCCTCCAGCACCCCGCGGGGGCGGCGTCGGCACCATGAACGACGAGGAGGCCATTGCCGTGCAGGAGACCGTACCGGTTCCCGCGGCAGTGGCCTCCTCTCGTGTAAGCGGCGCCGGGTCCGCACACCCGGCCCCGTGAACAGCACTTTGCAGATCTGCTGACCAGCAGGCGGAGAAGGAGAAAGTCCATGCAGGAGACGCAGGAGACCGCGCCGGGCGGTGCACGCCGCCGGGTACTGCTCAAGCTGTCCGGCGAGGCGTTCGCCGGCGGAGGCGGCCTCGGCGTCGACCCGGACGTGGTGCACGCCATCGCCCGTGAGATCGCCACGGTGGTCCGTTCCGGCACCGAGGTCGCGGTCGTCATCGGCGGC is part of the Kitasatospora setae KM-6054 genome and harbors:
- the dprA gene encoding DNA-processing protein DprA, which translates into the protein MGWADAERPGPARRAVGAAVTGRAVRAGTARGEPRVIRPTGWAAPLPPPDPPEPERVSRAALTRLIEPGDAAIGRAVQRLGVVRLLQGFHEGAPAERLGLGADRIAAYQQRLRKFNPAADLERIAKLGGKFIIPGDSEWPSQLDDLGDSRPIGLWVRGLPAGRLPSLRLLALRSVAIVGSRACTAYGRHVAGQLGSELAERGWVVVSGAAYGVDTAAHLGALAVNGMTIAVLANGVDICYPRGNERLIERIGQDGLLVSELALGMNPTRFRFVLRNRVIAALTRGTVVVEAAPRSGALSTARRALDLNRHTMGVPGPITSELSVGVHALIRNGAATMVTSGAEVGELIGSIGADLAPERVGPMLPRDALEPPVARVLEAVPASADGAPVQRLAHYAALSEAATVQHLHELSSLGFVERHGAHWRLVRRK
- a CDS encoding recombinase family protein — translated: MSLLSVSSPTLVPHQRLCDTAIYARLSRDRQRLSENVNIQIAECQAFADEQGWPVVGVFPDDDVSASKFSKKPRDQYELMLAAVRRGEINIILITEMPRLYRRMEELLDVIRLAETTKLRLLITTDGISYDLSTAEGIHAAINAVNNAMLESARTSKRIKRKQAVRAKQGKVHGGGRPYGYEADGLTIRESEAEVIREAAERFIIGESCRDLVCDFNARGIRTATGKLWRIENLQRTLLKKRYIGVREYDGQEYPAEWPAILTREQWEQMEARRLSRSHGWPKGKTGTRKYLLSGGLIYCGRCGGEMVGNGRTAESGRSAVLRYRCRRTDNHGNTIGCGKTFRIAAPVELLVKEAVLTAFDDPKIAVLLAPKGDEDQIRELVKTYEARKAKVDQLVTDYATGVLTREQFILAKQVAEAAIQEIRELLAQAQQQTALAQVPANQSIREAWDTAGLAWRQKIVGLVVEKVVIVPGGRPGSKTWRGFRFDPEFVRIEWKA
- the whiG gene encoding RNA polymerase sigma factor WhiG, whose product is MPAPAAAPGAGEEGKGEDRAKGADQSALQALWRSYKESGDHRLRDQLILHYSPLVKYVAGRVGVGLPANVEQADFVSSGVFGLIDAIEKFDIDRAIKFETYAISRIRGAIIDELRALDWIPRSVRQKAKAVERAYATLEARLRRTPYDPEVAAEMGISLDDLHTIFSQLSLANVVALDELLHSAGEGGDRLTLMETLPDSGADNPVEIAEDRELRRLLASAVNTLPEREKTVVTLYYYEGLTLAEIGQVLGVTESRVSQIHTKSVLQLRAKMSDAR
- the tsf gene encoding translation elongation factor Ts — translated: MANFTAADVKKLRELTGAGMMDCKKALDEAEGDVQKAVELLRIKGQKGVAKREGRDASNGAVAALIAEDKKSGVLVELNCETDFVAKGGKFVEVADAIAAHVAATSPADLETALASEINPGQTVQQFVDEANATLGEKIVFRRFAQFDDAGFVGLYLHKSDPDLPPTIGVLVELDQENAETAKDVAQHIAAFAPKYLSREEIPAEDLENERRVAEATAREEGKPEAALPKIVEGRVTGFVKENAVLEQAFAKDNKKTVAKVLDEAGVTLKRFVRFRVGA
- the rpsB gene encoding 30S ribosomal protein S2; translation: MAVVTMRELLESGVHFGHQTRRWNPKMKRFIFTERNGIYIIDLLQSLNYIDRAFEFVKETVAHGGSVLFVGTKKQAQEAIAEQATRVGMPYVNQRWLGGMLTNFSTVYKRLQRLKELGEIDFTDVAGSGLTKKELLVLQREYDKLEKTLGGIRDMQRVPSAVWIVDTKKEHIAVGEARKLNIPVVAILDTNCDPDEVDYKIPGNDDAIRSVTLLTRVIADAVAEGLKSRAGVAKGDAKAEPGADQPLAAWEKEILEGEKAAEAPAAEAVTEAPAEAAAEAPAEAAAEVVEAPAAEAEQA
- a CDS encoding TetR/AcrR family transcriptional regulator, giving the protein MAEHRQLQRAALLDAARALLAEGGREALGFGALAARAGLARSSVYEYFRSKSELVEALCTVDLPLWAAEVEAGMAVRDSAVERVEAYVRGQVALATDPVHRAVVAVAEYELDDAARGRIRAAHVGLTAMVVSTLEDLGHDRPGVAAALLQGVVEAAVRQTERVRGEDAAAAEAVREIADAAVRFALDGLRPVGPPAPGAACGPEAAAGS
- a CDS encoding murein hydrolase activator EnvC family protein, with product MREVREVRTSVRALVLALVQGVALLPAGGGAAAGATAGVMAAEAAAGPGVSASAPSPSPPPSSLPSRAGAARGRERAWPVGGRSGVLRRFEPPPARWAAGHRGVDLAAAPGTVVRAAAPGVVAFAGRVAGRPVVVVTHPGSGTPPLRTTYLPVAGSAPVGAAVAAGEPIGTVTADPGHCPTACLHWGLLRGDRYLDPLALFGSGRARLLPLTPG